From the Candidatus Eisenbacteria bacterium genome, one window contains:
- a CDS encoding response regulator transcription factor: MGSDAAHRIVVVEDHPIFRDGLIQCLDAEPDFGVVGHWASGAIDPKAVGRLAPDLVLMDIELPERSGIDATRLLRAELPDLRVVMLTAFAEADLLFDAMQAGAVGYLLKHTPASELAGSLRRILDGEHVLTPSLASRFLREFQSRESPTRRHKLPQLSPREADVLRLLATGETNRQIAKRLFVSEETVKSHVASIFRKLEVSDRTRAAVLAVRAGLVEG, encoded by the coding sequence GTGGGGAGCGACGCGGCGCATCGCATCGTCGTCGTCGAGGATCATCCGATCTTCCGCGACGGCCTCATCCAGTGCCTCGACGCCGAGCCCGACTTCGGGGTCGTCGGCCACTGGGCGAGCGGCGCCATCGACCCGAAGGCGGTCGGGCGCCTCGCACCCGATCTCGTCCTGATGGACATCGAGCTGCCCGAGCGGAGCGGCATCGACGCGACGCGTCTCCTGCGCGCGGAGCTTCCCGACCTCCGCGTGGTCATGCTGACCGCGTTCGCCGAGGCGGATCTCCTTTTCGACGCCATGCAGGCGGGCGCCGTCGGCTACCTCCTGAAGCACACGCCGGCGAGCGAGCTCGCGGGCTCGCTGCGGCGCATCCTCGACGGCGAGCACGTCCTCACGCCGAGTCTCGCGTCGCGCTTCCTGCGCGAGTTCCAGTCGCGCGAGTCGCCGACCCGCCGCCACAAGCTGCCGCAGCTCTCGCCGCGCGAAGCGGACGTGCTGCGGCTGCTCGCGACCGGCGAGACGAATCGCCAGATCGCGAAGCGCCTCTTCGTGTCCGAAGAGACGGTCAAGTCCCACGTCGCGTCCATCTTCCGAAAGCTCGAGGTGTCCGATCGCACCCGTGCCGCCGTCCTCGCCGTCAGAGCAGGTCTCGTGGAGGGGTAG
- a CDS encoding HAMP domain-containing sensor histidine kinase — MPPSSPSEQVSWRGRIRPRDVPGQDAPFAWLRYLHEPLALAGLWWIEPGAWPLYLLLTVLLIVEWPFCISLADDVEIYFPVMWTSAAATYIIGPAILPVYWIASFLGFVLIIVLDKRGVIPAVGFAADSAKRFRGEPYRPDSVVDGDLRHFLLVSERAVRAAVFAGAEALGLAIFTGVIVTEAAVQLWLRIVPIPGRMAPARWRERIAAVLGPGMLIASLVLDVSVILVLLFVYREAGPWAFAGASLGTLALHAVLKRLSETRGELERRQKLAVIGQTASTVFHQLGRHHGAIGMYAHLLARGGEGGAAWPPAVGEHARRIIATVDEANRVVDELLAFGQDRTLNLYPQAVGTLVDECLEECRPRAVKRQVALAVTASADLEATLDKHKIKQALGNVLDNAIDAAPPGSRVEVSTAADNGVVRIVVRDHGAGVAPDVRDRLFTPFCTTKPDGVGLGLALAKELVDAHGGTIAWEAANPGTVFVLSLPRDAHSA, encoded by the coding sequence GTGCCGCCGTCCTCGCCGTCAGAGCAGGTCTCGTGGAGGGGTAGGATCCGGCCGCGGGACGTCCCCGGCCAGGATGCGCCCTTCGCGTGGCTGCGATATCTGCACGAGCCCCTCGCGCTCGCGGGGCTGTGGTGGATCGAGCCGGGCGCGTGGCCGCTCTACCTGCTGCTCACCGTGCTGCTCATCGTCGAGTGGCCGTTCTGCATCTCGCTCGCCGACGACGTCGAGATCTACTTCCCCGTCATGTGGACGAGCGCGGCGGCGACCTACATCATCGGGCCGGCGATCCTCCCGGTGTACTGGATCGCGAGCTTCCTCGGCTTCGTCCTCATCATCGTGCTGGACAAGCGCGGCGTGATTCCCGCCGTCGGGTTCGCCGCCGACTCCGCGAAGCGCTTCCGCGGCGAGCCGTATCGGCCCGACAGCGTGGTCGACGGCGATCTCCGGCACTTCCTGCTCGTCTCCGAGCGTGCCGTCCGCGCCGCGGTGTTCGCGGGCGCGGAGGCCCTGGGCCTCGCCATCTTCACCGGCGTCATCGTCACCGAGGCTGCCGTCCAGCTCTGGCTGCGCATCGTCCCGATCCCGGGCCGCATGGCGCCGGCCCGCTGGCGCGAGCGCATCGCGGCGGTGCTCGGCCCGGGCATGCTCATCGCGTCGCTGGTGCTCGACGTGAGCGTCATTCTCGTGCTCCTGTTCGTGTACCGCGAAGCGGGCCCGTGGGCCTTCGCCGGAGCGAGCCTCGGGACGCTCGCGCTCCACGCCGTCTTGAAGCGGCTCTCCGAGACGCGCGGGGAGCTCGAGCGGCGCCAGAAGCTCGCCGTGATCGGCCAGACCGCGTCGACGGTGTTCCATCAGCTCGGGCGTCACCACGGGGCCATCGGCATGTACGCCCACCTGCTCGCGCGCGGCGGCGAAGGCGGGGCCGCCTGGCCGCCGGCGGTGGGCGAGCATGCGCGCCGCATCATCGCGACGGTCGACGAGGCGAACCGCGTCGTCGACGAGCTCCTCGCCTTCGGCCAGGACCGCACGCTGAACCTCTACCCGCAGGCCGTCGGCACGCTCGTCGACGAATGCCTGGAGGAGTGCCGCCCGCGCGCCGTGAAGCGACAGGTGGCGCTCGCAGTGACGGCGTCGGCCGATCTCGAGGCGACGCTCGACAAGCACAAGATCAAGCAGGCGCTCGGCAACGTGCTCGACAACGCGATCGACGCCGCGCCGCCGGGCAGCCGCGTCGAGGTGTCGACGGCGGCCGACAACGGCGTCGTGCGCATCGTCGTGCGCGATCACGGCGCGGGCGTCGCCCCCGACGTCCGCGATCGGCTCTTCACGCCCTTCTGCACGACCAAGCCCGACGGCGTCGGGCTCGGCCTCGCGCTCGCAAAGGAGCTGGTCGACGCGCACGGCGGGACGATCGCGTGGGAGGCGGCGAATCCGGGAACCGTCTTCGTGCTCTCGCTCCCGCGCGA